The following proteins are co-located in the Pseudomonas antarctica genome:
- a CDS encoding LacI family DNA-binding transcriptional regulator, whose amino-acid sequence MMTSKNDKNTRTTGRPTLNEVARLAGVSPITASRALRGVSTVATELVEKVQLAAAELNYVVNPAARALASAQSHSVVVIVPSLSNLLFIETLEAIHQVLRPKGFEVLIGNSHYSRDEEENLLRNYMAYQPRGLLLTGFDRTESARRMVEASNVPCVYMMDLDPNAGVNCVGFSQLSAGETAAAHLLSRGRKRLAYIGAQLDQRTLLRGEGFRRALQQAGLYDPALELLTPRPSSVGLGGELFLQLLTAHPDVDAIFFGNDDLAQGALLEAMRHGIKVPERVAVLGFNDLPASSFMVPRLSSISTPREAIGRRSAEHLLTIMAGNKIAKPVVDMGFELQVRESS is encoded by the coding sequence CTGATGACCTCCAAGAACGATAAAAATACCCGCACTACCGGTCGCCCGACCCTCAATGAAGTGGCGCGCCTGGCCGGCGTCAGCCCGATTACCGCCTCCCGTGCCCTGCGCGGCGTCAGCACGGTGGCCACCGAACTGGTGGAAAAAGTGCAACTGGCCGCCGCCGAACTCAACTACGTGGTCAACCCGGCGGCCCGCGCGCTGGCGTCGGCCCAAAGCCACTCGGTGGTGGTCATCGTGCCGTCGCTGTCCAACCTGCTGTTTATCGAAACCCTCGAAGCCATCCACCAAGTGCTGCGGCCCAAGGGCTTTGAAGTGCTGATCGGCAATTCGCACTACTCGCGCGACGAAGAAGAAAACCTGCTGCGCAACTACATGGCCTACCAGCCACGGGGGTTGCTGCTGACCGGGTTTGACCGCACCGAAAGCGCGCGGCGGATGGTCGAGGCCAGTAATGTGCCGTGTGTATACATGATGGACCTGGACCCTAACGCCGGCGTGAACTGCGTGGGGTTTTCGCAACTGAGCGCTGGCGAAACAGCGGCGGCGCATTTGCTGTCCCGAGGGCGCAAGCGCCTGGCCTATATCGGCGCGCAGTTGGACCAACGCACGTTGCTGCGCGGTGAAGGGTTCCGCCGCGCCCTGCAACAGGCTGGCCTGTACGACCCGGCGCTGGAACTGCTGACGCCGCGCCCCTCCTCCGTGGGCCTGGGTGGCGAGCTGTTTTTGCAACTGCTGACGGCGCACCCGGATGTGGATGCGATCTTCTTTGGCAACGACGACTTGGCCCAGGGCGCGCTGCTGGAAGCCATGCGCCACGGCATCAAAGTACCGGAGCGGGTGGCGGTGCTGGGCTTTAACGATTTGCCGGCGTCGTCGTTCATGGTGCCGCGCCTGAGCAGCATCAGTACCCCGCGTGAAGCGATTGGCCGGCGTTCGGCGGAGCATTTGCTGACGATCATGGCGGGCAACAAGATTGCCAAGCCGGTGGTGGACATGGGGTTTGAGTTGCAGGTGCGCGAGAGCAGCTGA
- a CDS encoding NAD-dependent epimerase/dehydratase family protein encodes MNGLNVLLTGACGRIGKTFFEASKERYRFTLTDRLAPAFDVGEHRFVHADLSDKTTLAALLDGIDVIVHLSGIPHASASFDELLPNNILATTYLFEAAVAAGVKRLVFASSAQTIEGYPVDRQITPGMQVMPANLYGVSKCYGEALCGYYAAKTPLSTIALRIGAFEFPETHDLNNARDLSAWLSPRDAVQLLQRSVDAEGVKHLIAHGISNNRFKRLDLSETTRVLGYQPVDDAFQTFEIPITY; translated from the coding sequence GTGAACGGACTCAACGTACTGCTGACCGGCGCCTGCGGAAGAATCGGCAAGACCTTTTTCGAAGCCTCGAAGGAGCGCTACCGCTTCACCCTCACCGACCGCCTCGCGCCGGCTTTCGATGTGGGCGAACACCGTTTCGTGCACGCCGACCTCAGCGATAAAACCACCCTCGCGGCCCTGCTCGACGGCATCGACGTGATCGTGCACCTGTCGGGCATCCCCCACGCCAGCGCTTCGTTCGACGAATTGCTGCCGAACAATATCCTCGCCACCACCTACCTGTTCGAAGCCGCCGTGGCGGCGGGCGTCAAACGCCTGGTGTTCGCCAGCAGCGCGCAGACCATCGAAGGCTACCCCGTAGATCGCCAAATCACCCCAGGCATGCAAGTGATGCCCGCCAACCTGTATGGCGTGAGCAAATGCTACGGCGAGGCACTGTGCGGCTATTACGCGGCAAAAACCCCACTCTCCACGATTGCCCTGCGCATCGGCGCCTTTGAGTTCCCCGAAACCCACGACCTGAACAACGCCCGCGACCTCAGCGCCTGGCTCAGCCCACGTGATGCCGTGCAACTGCTGCAACGTTCGGTGGACGCTGAGGGTGTGAAGCACCTGATCGCCCATGGCATTTCCAATAACCGCTTCAAGCGCCTGGACCTGAGCGAAACCACACGGGTGCTGGGCTATCAACCGGTGGATGACGCCTTTCAGACCTTCGAGATCCCCATCACCTACTGA
- a CDS encoding glutathione S-transferase family protein, protein MGHSLKILGRTSSINVRKVLWTCQELGIDYVREDWGIGFKPTQSPEFLALNPNAQVPVLIDDHGVLWESNTICRYLIGLYQRTDLLPAEPAPRARVEQWVDWQASELNRAWGDAFTALVRNNPDGLDAAQIAAAVQVWNDKMGLLEQQLAKTGAYVVGDEFTLADILIGLSVHRWQNTPMERPPYPAIAAYYQRLSGRQGFKTFALDGHN, encoded by the coding sequence ATGGGACACTCACTGAAAATTCTCGGCCGCACGTCCTCCATCAACGTGCGCAAAGTGCTCTGGACCTGTCAGGAACTGGGCATCGACTATGTACGCGAAGACTGGGGCATTGGCTTCAAGCCCACCCAGTCACCCGAATTCCTCGCCCTGAACCCCAACGCCCAAGTGCCGGTGCTGATCGACGACCACGGTGTATTGTGGGAATCCAACACCATCTGCCGCTACCTCATCGGCCTTTACCAACGCACAGACCTGCTGCCCGCCGAACCCGCGCCACGCGCGCGGGTCGAGCAATGGGTGGACTGGCAAGCCAGCGAACTCAACCGCGCCTGGGGCGATGCCTTCACCGCGTTGGTGCGTAACAACCCGGACGGCCTGGACGCCGCGCAGATTGCCGCCGCCGTGCAGGTGTGGAACGACAAGATGGGCCTGCTGGAACAGCAGTTGGCCAAAACCGGCGCTTATGTAGTCGGGGATGAATTTACCCTCGCCGATATCCTCATCGGCCTCTCGGTGCACCGTTGGCAGAACACGCCCATGGAGCGCCCGCCCTACCCCGCCATTGCGGCGTACTACCAGCGCCTCAGCGGGCGCCAAGGCTTCAAGACCTTCGCCCTCGACGGCCACAACTAA
- a CDS encoding gluconokinase produces MSQPVTALVIMGVSGCGKSSVSEALCLLNGATAIEGDSFHPAANIEKMSAGHPLNDDDRAGWLDILCDELRRALKAGEHPVLTCSALKKKYRDHLREAAPGLGFVFLELTREVAADRVSHRPGHFMPASLIDSQFATLESPVGEPLTLALNASEDSIQDLAEQTNAWWLQHGFEPTH; encoded by the coding sequence ATGAGTCAACCTGTTACCGCCCTGGTCATCATGGGTGTTTCCGGCTGTGGCAAGTCCAGCGTCAGCGAAGCCTTGTGCCTCCTGAACGGCGCCACCGCCATTGAAGGCGACAGCTTTCACCCTGCCGCGAACATCGAAAAGATGAGCGCCGGCCACCCCCTCAACGACGACGACCGCGCCGGCTGGCTCGACATCCTGTGCGATGAACTGCGCCGCGCGCTGAAGGCCGGCGAACACCCCGTGCTCACCTGTTCGGCCCTCAAGAAGAAATACCGCGACCACCTGCGCGAAGCCGCGCCGGGCCTGGGCTTTGTATTTCTGGAGCTGACCCGTGAAGTCGCCGCCGACCGTGTGTCCCATCGCCCCGGCCATTTCATGCCGGCAAGCCTCATCGACAGCCAGTTCGCCACCCTTGAATCGCCCGTGGGCGAGCCGCTGACCCTGGCGCTCAACGCCAGCGAAGACAGCATCCAGGACCTGGCCGAGCAAACCAACGCCTGGTGGCTGCAACACGGCTTTGAACCAACCCACTGA